A window of Pedococcus badiiscoriae genomic DNA:
GCACGCACCCGCGTCGCCACCGGGGCGGCGCCCAGCCCTCCGACGAGGACTGCGCCGTCGATCAGGGGCTCGTCCGCGGCATACCGGCGCAGCCTGGTGGGACGGGGCAGGCCGAGCTGGGTCGCCAGCTTCTTGCCCACCGCGCTGTTGACGAGGCCCGCGTAGGTGCCGGCCATCAGGCTGCCTCGAGGATCGCCATGACGCCCTGGCCGCCCGCGGCACAGATCGAGATGAGGCCGCGTGCGCCAGATCCCTTCTCGTGCAACATCTTCGCGAGGGAGGCGACGATGCGGCCCCCCGTCGCGGCGAAGGGGTGTCCGGCGGCCAGGGAGGAGCCGTTGACGTTGAGCTTGGTGCGGTCCAGGGCGCCGATCGGTGCATCCAGCCCCAGCCGGTCGCGGCAGAACTCCTCGCTCTCCCAGGCGGCGAGCGTCGTGAGCACCGTCGCCGCGAACGCCTCGTGGATCTCGACGAGGTCGAAGTCCTGGAGCTTCATGCCCTGGCGCTCGAGCAGGTGCGGCAGTGCGTAGGCCGGGGCCATCAGGAGCCCTTCGTTGCCGGTGACGTAGTCGACCGCCGCGGTCTGGGCGTCCACGAGGTGGGCCAGGACGGGGAGCCCGTGCTCGGCGGCCCACTCGTCGGACCCGAGCAGCACCGCGGAGGCGCCGTCGGTGAGGGGTGTGGAGTTGCCCGCCGTCATGGTCGCGCCCTCTCCCCTGCCGAACACCGGCTTGAGGGTGGCCAGCTTCTCGACGGTGGAGTCGGCGCGCAGGTTCTGGTCGCGGGTCTGCCCCAGGAACGGCGTCATCAGGTCGTCGAAGAAGCCACGCTCGTAGGCAGCGGCCAGGTTGTGGTGCGATGCGGCGGCGATCTCGTCCTGGGCCTCTCGGGTGATGCCCCACTGCTTGGCCGTCTGGGCCATGTGCTCGCCCATCGACAGGCCGGTGCGGGGTTCGACGTTGCGCGGGATCTCAGGGACCAGCTGGGCGGGGCGCAGCCCGGCCAGGGCCTTGGCCCGCTGGCCCGGGGTCCGGGCCCGGTTGAGGCTGAGCAGCGTCTCACGCAGCCCCTCGTTCACCGCGATGGGCGCGTCGGACGCGGTGTCGGTGCCACCGGCGATCCCCGAGTCGATCTGGCCGAGGGCGATCTTGTTGGCCACGAGGATGGCAGCTTCGAGGCCGGTGCCGCAGGCTTGCTGGACGTCGTAGGCAGGGGTGGTGGGCGCCAGGCTCGAACCGAGGACGGACTCGCGGGTGAGGTTGAAGTCACGCGAGTGCTTGAGCACGGCACCGGCGGCGACCTCGCCGACCTGCTCCCCCGCGAGGCCGTGCCGGGCCACCAGGCCCTCGATCGCCGCGGTCAGCATGTCCTGGTTGGTGGCCTTGGCATAGGCGGCGTTCTGCCGCGCGAACGGGATGCGGTTGCCGCCGAGGACGGCGGCGCGACGCGGCTGTCCGGACGAGCGGGCGGGCTGGGACGAGGTGGCCACGAGTACTCCTGGGATCGGTCGGACTGTGCGACAGGTAACTAGTACGGACAGTAGCAGGTACACCGAGTACCTGCTACTGTCCGACCTGTGACCACGACCACGAAGGCGACGGCAAAGCCGCCCGCGAAGGCGCGCAGGAGGGCGACCGCGAAGCCCCCTGCCCCGAGCCCTGACGGCCGCAGCACCCGCTGGGAGCAGCACCGGGCGACCCGTCGCCGGGAGCTCGTCGACGCCACGCTGCGGGCGATCCGCCAGCACGGGGCCGGGGTCGGCATGGACGACATCGCCGCCGTCGCCGGCACCTCGAAGACAGTGGTGTACCGCCACTTCAGCGACCGGCAGGGCCTGTATGCCGAGGTCTGCGCGAGCGTCGACGCCCTGATCCTGCGCAACCTCGCCCTCGCCACCGGCCACGCCGGTGGCGACCTGACCGCGGCGCAGTCCACACCGCGGGCGCTGATCGCGGGTGCGATCGACGCCTACCTGACGCTGGTCGAGAAGGACCCCGAGGTGTACCGGTTCGTCGTGACGGCACCCTTGCTGGACCAGACCGCCGGCGACCCCGCCGCGACGGTGACGGACCACATCGCCGCCGAGATGACGGCAGTCCTCACCGAGGCGCTGCGCCGCACCGGTCGCAGCACGGCCCCCGCTCCCGTCTGGGGTGCCGGCCTGGTCGGCATGGTGCGGGCCGCCGCGGACCGCTGGCTCACCGACTCGGCGATGAGCCGCCAGGAGCTCACCGAACACCTCACCGACCTGGCCTGGGGCGGCTTGTCCGCCGCCTGGCCGGACGACACCGTGACCACCCCGCAGGAGGACTCATGACCACCCTCGCCACCGCGCTCCAGAAGAGCCTCGACGGTCGCTGGGCCGCGATCCGCGACGAGGCGCGCACCGACCTCGACCCCGACCGGTTCGCACCGCCCAGCGAGCCCCTGGACCTCGAGTCCTACCGCGCCAGGATCGCCGACCAGGTCCAGTCCCTCGCTGCGACGGGCCACGCCAAGCGGGGTTTCCCGATCTCGATGGGCGGCACCGGCGACCTCGGCGGCTCGGTGACCGCGTTCGAGCTGCTGGGACATGCCGACCTGTCCCTGATGGTCAAGGCGGGGGTGCACTGGGGTCTGTTCGGCGGTGCGGTCGCGAACCTGGGTACCGAACGGCACCACACGGCATACCTGCCGTCGATCATCGACGCGAGCCTGCCCGGCTGCTTCGCGATGACGGAGACGGGCCATGGCTCCGACGTGCAGTCGCTGGGCACCACCGCGACCTACGACCCCGAGACCGACGAGCTCGTCGTCCACACCCCGGACCGGCGGTCCCGCAAGGACTACATCGGCGGCGCCGCCCGGGACGGGCGGATGGCGGCGGTCTTCGCGCAGCTGGTCACCGGCGGCGAGAGCCACGGCGTCCACTGCGTCCTCGTGCCCATCCGTGACGAGTCCGGCGCGGCGATGCCCGGCGTGACGATCGGCGACTGCGGTGCCAAGGCCGGGCTGCCCGGGGTCGACAACGGCAGGCTCACGTTCGACCACGTGCGCGTGCCGCGGACCAACCTGCTGAACCGGTACGGCGACATCGACGAGCACGGCACGTACACCTCGCCCATCGAGAACCCGACCCGGCGGTTCTTCACGATGCTCGGCACCCTGGTCCGCGGCCGGATCAGCGTGGCGGGGGGCGCCGGCGCTGCCACGCGCAGCGCGCTCACGCTGGCCGTCACGTATGCCCGTCACCGCCGTCAGTTCGCGGCTCCCGGCAGCGACGACGAGGTGATCCTGCTCGACTACCGGGTGCACCAGCGCAAGCTGCTCCCCGCGCTGGCCACGTCCTACGCCCTGCAGTTCGCGCAGAACCAGCTGGTGGAGCTCATGCACGAGGTCCTGACCGCGCAGGACGAGGCAGACGAGCACCAGCAGCGCGAGCTCGAGTCCCGGGCGGCCGGCATCAAGGCCGTCGCCACGGCGCACGCGACAGCGACGATCCAGACCTGTCGCGAGGCGTGTGGCGGCGCCGGCTACCTCGCCGTCAACCGCCTCCCGGCCCTCAAGGCCGACACCGACGTGTTCACGACCTTCGAGGGCGACAACACGGTGCTGCTCCAGCTGGTCGCCAAGGGACTGCTCACCGACTACCGCGACGCCTTCGGCGACCTCGACACGCTGGGCATGGTCAAGTTCGGCGCTCGACAGTTCGCCGGGGCGGTCATCGAGCGCACCGCGGCGCGCGGGCTCATCCAGCGCCTCATCGCGACCGCACCGGGCCGCGACAGCGAGACGGGCCCGACCGACCGCGGCTGGCAGCTCGAGCTCTTCGAGGACCGCGAGAAGCACCTGCTCGAGACCCTCGCCCTGCGGCTGCGCAAGGCCGGTGCCGCGGGCGCGGACGCCTTCACGGTCTTCAACGAAGCCCAGGACCACGTCATCGCGGCGGCCCGCGCCCATGTCGACCGGACCATCCTCGAGTCGTTCGTCGCAGCCATCGACGCCTGCGAGGACGAGTCCGCCGCGCAGATGCTCCACCAGGTCTGCGACCTCTACGCACTCAGCAACATCGAGGCCGGCAAGGGCTGGTTCCTGGAGCACGGCCGCATCACGCCGGCGCGCAGCAAGCAGGTCACGGCAGCGGTCAACGAGCTCTGCGCGACCCTGCGACCGCACGCCCAGGACCTAGTCGACGCGTTCGGCATCCCGCGGCGGTGGCTGGGCACCGAGCTGCTGGCGCCGATCGAGTGAGTCAGCCGCGCAGCAGGGTGCGGCCGTCGTCCGTCACCGTCCAGAACGGGTTGTGCGCGACCTCCCACGGATGGCCGTCCGGGTCCACGAAGATCCCCGAGTAGCCGCCCCAGAAGGTCTCCGCGCCCGGACGTCCGATGACGGCCCCGGCTGCCGCCGCCTCGGCGAGCACCTCGTCGACCTCGTCGGCACTGCGGACGTTGAGCGCGAGCGTCACCCCGCCCCAGCCACCGGTGTCCTCGACCGCCGAGTCCGCGGCCAGCGAGCCGCGGTCCCAGAGGGCCACGACGAGGCCGCCGCACTGGAAGAACACCACCTCGGGCTCGTCGTTGCCCCGCTCCCAGCCGAGCGCGGTGTAGAAGCGCTCGGCCCGCTCGAGGTCCGCGACCCCGAGCGTGACCAGCGAGACCCGTTGCTGCACTAGCCGTTCCACCAGGGACGCAGCGGGAGCCCCGCTCCCCCGCGCTCGTCGAGCTTGACCGCGAGGACCTGGTGGAGCTCGATGCTGTTGCGCTCGAAGCCGATCCGCGAGCCGGCCATGTACAGGCCCCAGACCCGCGCGGTGGCCTCTCCGACCTCGTCGACGCAGGCGTCCCAGTTGTCCCGCAGGTTGGCGCACCAGCCGGCCAGGGTGCGGACGTAGTGCTCGCGGAGGTTCTCCTCGTGACGGACCTCCAGCCCCGCGTTCTGGGCCGCCGTGATGATCGTCCCCGAACCGGTGAGCTCCCCGTCGGGGAAGACGTAGCGGTCGATGAACGCGCCCGTCGGCATCCGGCGGTTCACCGGCCGCGTGATGCTGTGGTTGAGGAGCAGTCCCCCGGTGCGCAGCCGGTCCTTGATGAAGCCGAAGTAGGCGGGGTAGTTGCGCACCCCGATGTGCTCGGTCAGCCCGATCGACGACACCGCGTCGAAGCCGGTCTCGACGACG
This region includes:
- a CDS encoding TetR family transcriptional regulator; translation: MTTTTKATAKPPAKARRRATAKPPAPSPDGRSTRWEQHRATRRRELVDATLRAIRQHGAGVGMDDIAAVAGTSKTVVYRHFSDRQGLYAEVCASVDALILRNLALATGHAGGDLTAAQSTPRALIAGAIDAYLTLVEKDPEVYRFVVTAPLLDQTAGDPAATVTDHIAAEMTAVLTEALRRTGRSTAPAPVWGAGLVGMVRAAADRWLTDSAMSRQELTEHLTDLAWGGLSAAWPDDTVTTPQEDS
- a CDS encoding VOC family protein, with translation MQQRVSLVTLGVADLERAERFYTALGWERGNDEPEVVFFQCGGLVVALWDRGSLAADSAVEDTGGWGGVTLALNVRSADEVDEVLAEAAAAGAVIGRPGAETFWGGYSGIFVDPDGHPWEVAHNPFWTVTDDGRTLLRG
- a CDS encoding acyl-CoA dehydrogenase — encoded protein: MTTLATALQKSLDGRWAAIRDEARTDLDPDRFAPPSEPLDLESYRARIADQVQSLAATGHAKRGFPISMGGTGDLGGSVTAFELLGHADLSLMVKAGVHWGLFGGAVANLGTERHHTAYLPSIIDASLPGCFAMTETGHGSDVQSLGTTATYDPETDELVVHTPDRRSRKDYIGGAARDGRMAAVFAQLVTGGESHGVHCVLVPIRDESGAAMPGVTIGDCGAKAGLPGVDNGRLTFDHVRVPRTNLLNRYGDIDEHGTYTSPIENPTRRFFTMLGTLVRGRISVAGGAGAATRSALTLAVTYARHRRQFAAPGSDDEVILLDYRVHQRKLLPALATSYALQFAQNQLVELMHEVLTAQDEADEHQQRELESRAAGIKAVATAHATATIQTCREACGGAGYLAVNRLPALKADTDVFTTFEGDNTVLLQLVAKGLLTDYRDAFGDLDTLGMVKFGARQFAGAVIERTAARGLIQRLIATAPGRDSETGPTDRGWQLELFEDREKHLLETLALRLRKAGAAGADAFTVFNEAQDHVIAAARAHVDRTILESFVAAIDACEDESAAQMLHQVCDLYALSNIEAGKGWFLEHGRITPARSKQVTAAVNELCATLRPHAQDLVDAFGIPRRWLGTELLAPIE
- a CDS encoding acetyl-CoA C-acetyltransferase, with protein sequence MATSSQPARSSGQPRRAAVLGGNRIPFARQNAAYAKATNQDMLTAAIEGLVARHGLAGEQVGEVAAGAVLKHSRDFNLTRESVLGSSLAPTTPAYDVQQACGTGLEAAILVANKIALGQIDSGIAGGTDTASDAPIAVNEGLRETLLSLNRARTPGQRAKALAGLRPAQLVPEIPRNVEPRTGLSMGEHMAQTAKQWGITREAQDEIAAASHHNLAAAYERGFFDDLMTPFLGQTRDQNLRADSTVEKLATLKPVFGRGEGATMTAGNSTPLTDGASAVLLGSDEWAAEHGLPVLAHLVDAQTAAVDYVTGNEGLLMAPAYALPHLLERQGMKLQDFDLVEIHEAFAATVLTTLAAWESEEFCRDRLGLDAPIGALDRTKLNVNGSSLAAGHPFAATGGRIVASLAKMLHEKGSGARGLISICAAGGQGVMAILEAA